Genomic segment of Bemisia tabaci chromosome 9, PGI_BMITA_v3:
TTTCCGCGTTATGTTTTCACGGCAGATGTTTGCAAAATGTACCGCCAAATTTTAGTTAATCAAGAGGATCGGCCATATCAGCGAATATTATGGCGCGAAGATCCTTCTCAGCCCATCAAGGAATATGAACTGCAAACAGTTACATATGGAGTAACATCCTCTCCTTATGTATGTCTGCGCACCATGCGCCAGCACGGCGACAATACTGGCGAAAAATATCCCGTAGCCAAAGAAATTCTCACAAAAAAGGTTTTCGTCGATGACATTTTGGCCGGAGCAGATTCTATTCAAGAGACAAAACACGCAAGAGATGAAATAATCGAATGCGCCGGTGAATGCAACATGGAGCTGAAAAAGTGGTCAAGCAATGACCCAGAAATATTGGTGGACTTGCCGGAGTCCAATCTCAAAACTCCTGTAGAATTTTCAGATGCAGACAGTTCCGAATCGCTTCTCGGATTACAATGGCAGCCAAGCAGCGATATATTCTCATTCAAGGTTGAGAAAATCACACCGGTGTACACAAAAAGAGGTATCGCCTCAGTTGTCGCCCAAATCTTTGATCCACTTGGCCTGATATCACCAATTATGCTAAAAGGCAAGCAATTTCTTCAACAACTGTGGTTATTAGGCATAGATTGGGACGATGCGGTGCCCCTCGAGCTTCAAGCACAGTGGAAAAAGTACACCGAAgaactcatcaaaatttccgagATCCGTATTCCGCGTCATGTGTCTCTGATCGATGGAGTAAAATTTGATCTTGTCGGTTTTAGCGACGCCAGTAAATTAGGATACAGCGGCAATGTGTATCTGAGGGTCGAAAGCAGCTCCGGTGAGGTCAAAACCAGCCTTTTAATGGCGAAAACTAAGGTGGCACCGCTCAAACCGATGAGCATCCCCAGGCTGGAGTTGCAGGGGGCGGCGCTATTAACAGAGCTACTAGATGCTGCTCACTACATATGTTCAATGGCTCATCCAATCAGGAAGGTGTTCGCCTATTCAGACTCCACAGTCGTCTTATCATGGCTCCAAACTCCTCCCTACCGGCTCAAAGTATTCGTCGCTAATCGAGTTACTCGAATTTTAGAAGTATTAACACCTCAACATTGGGGGCATGTCAAGTCTGAAGATAATCCGAGCGATCTGGCCAGCCGAGGCTGCATGCCAGACAGATTGGCCGACAACAGTTTATGGTGGCATGGACCAAAATGGTTGCAAGAGCCAGAagaaaaatggccgaagttgAGTCCATTTGACCCAGAAAGCAAAGCAGAAATCATCGACAAACTACCGGACATCGTCACGCTGGTACAAAATAAACATGAATCATGGGAGGAAACTttcttaaaatcattttcaggATTTGTTCCTCTGCTCAGAACCACCGTTTGGATGTTGAGATTTATCCATAATACCCGGCATCCTACCCAGAAAAGAACCGGACAGATTTCCAGTGCGGAGCTGCAAGAAGCCCGACACTGGTggataaaaattattcaaggCAAAGAATTTAAAGCAGAGATCAGAACACTGAGCGAGAAAAAAGAGAGCCCGGCCTCTTTATGCAAACTTCGTCCTTTTTTAGATGAACAGGGATTATTGCGAGTCGGTGGTCGACTCAGGCACTCAGACATGAGTTACGACTTCAAATTTCCCATTTTATTGCCTAAAAATCATCATTTCACTCAACTGGTAATCGACTATTATCATGATATGACACTTCACGGCGGTCCCAGCTCAACTTTAGCAGCAATCAATCAGCGATTTTGGATAATTAATGGGCGTGCTGTAGTCAGATCTAAACTTCAAAAGTGCATCCAGTGCTTTAAAGTCAGACCAAAATTCACGCAGCCACTTATGGGCGATTTACCAAAATGGAGGGTTCAGGCAGCATATCCGTTTCTCAATACAGCGTGTGACTACGGCGGACCATTCCAAGTCAAAGAAAACAAACTCAGAAATGCAAGGCAAACGAAGGGGTATCTAGCCCTATTTATTTGTATGGCTACTAAAGCGGTACACCTGGAATTTGTAAGCGAATTGACTACAAAGGCCTTTGAAGGGGCATTAGCTCGATTTGTCTCTCGCAGAGGATTATGCAAAAATATGTTCTCTGATAACGGCACCAACTTCGTAGGAATGAATAACTCTTTAAAAGAGCTATATGCATTcttaaaaactaatgaaacaagcATTGCTGAAAATCTAAGCAAAAAGGAAATCAATTGGCATTTTCAGCCCGCTTCCGCACCAAATTTTGGTGGACTACATGAAGCAGGGATTAAATCCGCAAAACATCATCTCAAAAGAATCATGAGTACTCAAATTTTCACCTTCGAGGAAATGACTACACTCGTGACTCGAGTGGAGGCAATAATGAACTCTAGGCCGCTCTGCCCGCTATCAACAGATCCCTCAGATATGGACGCCTTGACCCCAGGTCATTTTCTTGTTGGTCGCCCACTCAACGCCTTACCCGAAGAAAATCTAACAAAAACCCCTTCTAATCGTGTAGATAGATGGGGCTTGATAAACAAAGCCAGTCAACATTTTTGGCAAACATGGAAAAATGAGTACATCAACTGTTTGAGGCAGCGATCAAAATGGACTCAAGAAACTGATccaataaaaattgatgatctCGTCATTATTCAAGACAATAATTTACCTCCTCAGCAATGGAGATTAGGAAGAATCACCAAGTGCTTTCCGGGccctgatgacgtcacacgCGTCGTCGATGTCAAGACCACCACGGGGACTTTACGGCGCCCGGTCTCCAAGCTCTGCCGCCTCCCCATAGGTTCAGACAAGGACCAATAGGGCGTCTTCTCGCCAACAGGGATTGCGCGCGAAATTCAACTTCAGTAATCATTTGTCCCGCCAAAATTTTGCGcgcgcaaagaaaaaaaaaaaaaaaaaaattttcccctaTAAAAAGAGGACGTCgcaaatcaaaatttcattcaccTGCAACCTTTCGAGAAGTCAAGTCAAGTATCTGGAGCACGATGGATATTTTGTCAACGCTATTGAACTTTGACCCTGCCAAGGAGCTACCTGACAATTTCACCACAAGAACTCAAACACGACCAACAAGGCTGGCTCAGCTAATAGAGCCGATTCCATTGAAACCGGCACAGCAATCCAAGAAACGATCGGCTAACCCTCACGACCACCTACCGGCATCTGttgtcaaaaacaaagaatggaAAGCAGCTCCACCGAGAAAAAAGGT
This window contains:
- the LOC140225528 gene encoding uncharacterized protein; amino-acid sequence: MVSVHNVNELAKVKKFQYLLTSLKGEALDLVKGLDITDSNYDVAWEILCQRFQCERRHIFHHFNGLLDLPEVKDVQQIPALLTKYREHTQALEGLDHKLSEYSSMLTAVMVQKLNNYFRKRFDDFRGTETKYPTIDSLVDFLEKECLQLDGSAATSTKPKHKQPPSKQTLTASVKPKQNSSQQKCPCCTQDHPIYFCESFLAKSIPERRSFVKEKNLCFNCMKFNHSSSVCKNQYTCKTCHKRHNSLLHLEDTSNQDSSKPPKTAMVSNSKPKEYACILGTALVLVKDSFGGYQPVRGLIDSAAMSTFITKRCAHKLGLKIHKEAPPISGLGNQAVNDIHGTVECEIKSRIESQPVFTSTATIMTKITTDLPNISLPHTMSKPLRTLTLADPEWMKPGPVDLLIGADLYPHIYDGRKIILDENWPIALSSIYGWVMTGKFSASHDATRIAAVTTSESAPITALLSINSEPIETCLRRHWEIEEPPSRPAKSPNDLLAEELFLEKHSRDSDGRYSVPMLLTEEKINLGDSYHLAKNRLIKLEHRLNGNPDFRNAYKDFMKEYEELGHMKQVDKDSIGQGKYYIPHHGIWKQTSTSSKMRVVFDASMKTTSGKALNDVVLKGEKLQTDIIQVLTLFRFPRYVFTADVCKMYRQILVNQEDRPYQRILWREDPSQPIKEYELQTVTYGVTSSPYVCLRTMRQHGDNTGEKYPVAKEILTKKVFVDDILAGADSIQETKHARDEIIECAGECNMELKKWSSNDPEILVDLPESNLKTPVEFSDADSSESLLGLQWQPSSDIFSFKVEKITPVYTKRGIASVVAQIFDPLGLISPIMLKGKQFLQQLWLLGIDWDDAVPLELQAQWKKYTEELIKISEIRIPRHVSLIDGVKFDLVGFSDASKLGYSGNVYLRVESSSGEVKTSLLMAKTKVAPLKPMSIPRLELQGAALLTELLDAAHYICSMAHPIRKVFAYSDSTVVLSWLQTPPYRLKVFVANRVTRILEVLTPQHWGHVKSEDNPSDLASRGCMPDRLADNSLWWHGPKWLQEPEEKWPKLSPFDPESKAEIIDKLPDIVTLVQNKHESWEETFLKSFSGFVPLLRTTVWMLRFIHNTRHPTQKRTGQISSAELQEARHWWIKIIQGKEFKAEIRTLSEKKESPASLCKLRPFLDEQGLLRVGGRLRHSDMSYDFKFPILLPKNHHFTQLVIDYYHDMTLHGGPSSTLAAINQRFWIINGRAVVRSKLQKCIQCFKVRPKFTQPLMGDLPKWRVQAAYPFLNTACDYGGPFQVKENKLRNARQTKGYLALFICMATKAVHLEFVSELTTKAFEGALARFVSRRGLCKNMFSDNGTNFVGMNNSLKELYAFLKTNETSIAENLSKKEINWHFQPASAPNFGGLHEAGIKSAKHHLKRIMSTQIFTFEEMTTLVTRVEAIMNSRPLCPLSTDPSDMDALTPGHFLVGRPLNALPEENLTKTPSNRVDRWGLINKASQHFWQTWKNEYINCLRQRSKWTQETDPIKIDDLVIIQDNNLPPQQWRLGRITKCFPGPDDVTRVVDVKTTTGTLRRPVSKLCRLPIGSDKDQ